The following are encoded in a window of Hypomesus transpacificus isolate Combined female unplaced genomic scaffold, fHypTra1 scaffold_31, whole genome shotgun sequence genomic DNA:
- the znf703 gene encoding zinc finger protein 703, producing the protein MNGSPGGSEAQLHCQSPERTVNGRGSSLPRETKSLLIPTPSPSDPFRQAKRLPIRILKMLTAHSSHLLHPEYLQPLTSAPVSIELDAKKSPLALLAQTCSQIGKPDPPSSSKLGSNSSGSQSDREPSGRSSSSGLKTGDLHQDDKSSFKPYSKIGGECRKDGLATKASDKASFRVANGGSGGAGSCPSYPPHPASSPSSSPLHSQSQAHRQSPSTQLPPPHSQALHTDSKAVSSDQAGSDSCSAGKKESEHGKATLDGAQLANSSHVRASANSSNASSACSPRPDSKPDPQPGLGSGHIAPVSPFKPGHSVFSLPPAAMGYHGSIVGAYAGYPSQFVPGMDHTKSGLGGLGMPGKHPSSSPLTGASPPSLMQGLCRDPYCLTYPSSNHLGGSNCSTCVHDPSSLKSGFPLVYPSHPLHALHPGTMSSGVTPTLSHPLYTYGFMLHNEPVQHACNWVSVGGPCDKRFSSSEELLAHLRTHTALSGMVDSKLLSAYPSSASCHLHLPPPNSQGSLPSSFSLRGSPGLGLARYHPYSKAHMPGAPGMPMHSMPASSAYYSPYALYSQRLGSASTLGYQ; encoded by the exons ATGAACGGTTCTCCCGGTGGATCTGAAGCGCAATTACACTGTCAGTCTCCCGAGCGCACCGTCAACGGCAGAGGTAGTTCACTACCGAGAGAAACAAAAAGCCTGTTaattcctactccctctccctcggaTCCATTTCGCCAGGCTAAGAGGTTGCCAATACGGATTCTAAAAATGTTGACCGCACACAGCAGCCACTTGCTACACCCGGAGTATCTTCAGCCCTTGACGTCCGCACCAGTCAGTATCGAG TTGGATGCTAAAAAGAGTCCTCTGGCCCTGCTGGCTCAGACCTGCTCCCAGATAGGCAAGCCagaccccccctcttcctccaagCTGGGCTCAAACTCCTCAGGCAGCCAGTCGGACAGGGAGCCCTCCGGTCGCTCCTCCTCGTCAGGCCTCAAGACCGGAGACCTCCACCAGGACGACAAGTCTAGCTTCAAGCCTTACTCCAAGATCGGAGGGGAGTGCCGTAAGGATGGGCTTGCGACCAAGGCCTCAGATAAGGCCAGCTTCAGAGTAGCTAACGGAGGGTCTGGAGGGGCGGGCTCGTGTCCGTCCTACCCTCCGCACCCTGCCAGCTCCCCCAGCTCCTCTCCCCTGCACAGCCAGAGCCAGGCCCACAGACAGAGCCCCTCCACGCAGCTTCCTCCCCCGCACTCCCAGGCCCTGCACACGGACAGCAAGGCCGTGAGCTCGGACCAGGCCGGCTCCGACAGCTGCAGCGCGGGGAAGAAGGAGTCTGAGCACGGCAAGGCCACCCTGGACGGGGCCCAGCTCGCTAACTCCAGTCACGTGCGGGCTAGCGCTAACTCTAGCAACGCTAGCTCTGCTTGCAGCCCACGGCCGGACAGCAAGCCCGACCCCCAGCCTGGCCTGGGCTCCGGACACATCGCACCCGTCTCTCCCTTCAAACCTGGACACTCCGTCTTCTCACTTCCCCCCGCCGCTATGGGTTACCATGGGTCCATAGTGGGGGCCTATGCAGGCTACCCTTCTCAGTTTGTTCCAGGGATGGATCATACCAAGTCTGGCCTGGGGGGATTGGGGATGCCAGGAAAGCATCCCAGCTCTAGCCCCCTCACAGGggcctcccccccatccctcatgCAGGGGCTATGCAGGGACCCGTACTGTCTGACGTACCCCAGTTCCAACCACCTAGGAGGCAGCAACTGCTCCACCTGTGTCCAcgacccctcctctctcaagtCAGGCTTCCCGCTGGTCTACCCCTCGCACCCCCTCCACGCCCTCCACCCCGGCACCATGTCCTCCGGCGTGACGCCCACCCTGTCCCACCCTCTCTACACCTACGGCTTCATGTTACACAACGAGCCCGTGCAGCACGCCTGCAACTGGGTGTCGGTGGGAGGGCCGTGTGACAAGCGCTTCTCCTCGTCCGAGGAGCTGCTGGCCCACTTGCGTACCCACACGGCCCTGTCCGGGATGGTGGACAGCAAGCTCCTCTCAGCCTACCCCTCCTCGGCCTCCTgccacctccacctgcccccccccaacagCCAGGGGTCTCTGCCCAGCTCCTTCTCCTTGAGAGGGTCTCCCGGGCTGGGCCTGGCTCGCTACCACCCCTACAGCAAGGCCCACATGCCTGGAGCCCCAGGGATGCCCATGCACTCCATGCCAGCCTCCTCCGCCTACTACTCCCCCTACGCCCTCTACAGTCAGAGACTAGGCTCCGCCTCCACGCTGGGCTACCAATGA